From a region of the Nitrospira sp. genome:
- a CDS encoding gamma carbonic anhydrase family protein, whose amino-acid sequence MIRTFQGIKPTVPKSCFVETTAVVIGDVVMGEDCSVWFNAVIRGDVNYIRIGDRTNVQDLCMLHVTHDTHPLVIGNAVTIGHHVVLHGCTIHDRVLVGMGAIIMDGAVIGEDSVVGAGALVVEGTIVPPKSLILGAPAKVRRPVTEKELAWIRESADNYVKYARQYMGDTGKKTGFEL is encoded by the coding sequence ATGATTCGCACGTTTCAGGGCATCAAGCCGACAGTCCCGAAGTCTTGCTTTGTTGAAACCACCGCCGTCGTCATTGGCGATGTCGTCATGGGCGAGGACTGCAGTGTGTGGTTTAACGCGGTCATTCGGGGCGATGTGAATTACATCAGGATCGGAGATCGGACCAACGTACAAGATCTCTGCATGTTGCACGTTACTCATGACACTCACCCCCTGGTAATCGGGAATGCGGTCACGATCGGCCATCACGTCGTACTGCATGGTTGCACGATTCACGATCGTGTATTGGTGGGGATGGGGGCGATCATCATGGATGGCGCGGTGATCGGGGAGGATTCGGTGGTGGGAGCGGGCGCACTCGTTGTGGAAGGTACGATTGTCCCGCCGAAGAGTCTGATCCTCGGTGCTCCGGCGAAGGTCAGGCGACCGGTCACGGAGAAGGAGTTGGCCTGGATCAGGGAATCGGCGGACAATTATGTGAAGTATGCAAGGCAGTATATGGGCGATACGGGTAAAAAGACCGGTTTTGAGCTCTGA
- the purU gene encoding formyltetrahydrofolate deformylase yields MTASRKDSIILLIHCKDRKGIVARVSGFIHDFGGNILDSDHHTDEETNDFLMRMEFATEGFQIPVGDIPAAFEPIAKVYEMHYEVHPSSRRTRVGMFVSKQDHCLADLLQRHRRDELHIDIPVIISNHDTCATWADLFKIPFAVYPVTKETKPQQERQVLARLKEHTVELVVMARYMQILSADFLTQVGCPVINIHHSFLPAFIGANPYRQAYDRGVKIIGATAHYATQDLDEGPIIEQDVIRVGHRDTVDDLVRKGRDLEEIVLARAVRRHIERRVLVYGRKTVVFD; encoded by the coding sequence ATGACCGCGTCGAGAAAAGATTCCATCATTCTGCTGATCCATTGCAAAGACCGTAAAGGCATCGTCGCGCGAGTGTCGGGATTCATTCACGATTTCGGCGGCAACATTCTCGACTCCGACCATCACACGGACGAAGAGACGAACGATTTTCTCATGCGGATGGAGTTTGCGACGGAGGGATTCCAAATTCCCGTGGGCGACATTCCGGCGGCCTTTGAGCCCATCGCCAAAGTGTACGAGATGCACTACGAGGTGCATCCGTCCAGCCGACGCACCCGGGTCGGCATGTTCGTGTCGAAGCAGGATCACTGTTTGGCGGACCTCCTCCAGCGGCACCGTCGAGACGAGCTGCATATCGATATTCCTGTCATCATTTCGAATCATGACACCTGCGCGACCTGGGCCGATCTCTTCAAGATCCCGTTTGCTGTGTATCCCGTTACCAAGGAGACCAAGCCGCAGCAGGAACGGCAGGTCTTGGCGCGCCTAAAGGAGCATACCGTTGAGCTCGTCGTGATGGCTCGTTACATGCAAATCCTCAGTGCGGACTTTCTCACCCAGGTCGGTTGTCCGGTGATCAACATTCACCATTCCTTTCTGCCAGCCTTCATCGGGGCAAATCCTTATCGGCAAGCCTATGACCGCGGCGTGAAGATCATCGGAGCGACCGCGCATTATGCGACCCAGGACCTGGACGAAGGGCCGATCATCGAGCAAGACGTGATTCGCGTGGGACATCGGGATACGGTGGACGATCTCGTGCGGAAAGGGCGTGACTTGGAGGAAATCGTGTTGGCTCGTGCCGTCCGGCGCCACATCGAGCGGCGTGTATTAGTGTACGGCAGAAAAACCGTGGTGTTCGACTAG
- the rimO gene encoding 30S ribosomal protein S12 methylthiotransferase RimO has protein sequence MSQPLIVPQRSKSATPVGANGPTTTIGFVNLGCSKNQVDSEIMLGTLVSEGFQLTGDPQKAEVVIVNTCGFIEEAKQESINTILEHGHLKKTGTCRILIAAGCLAQRYQGDLLKELPELDAVVGTGEFGKIAEICRDLLAPKKRHRRLWISQPPYLYDELAPRLRLGQQHSAYVKIAEGCNRNCTFCAIPLMRGKQRSRPVESIVAEAQKLAEEGVKEINLISQDTVNYGVDLGLRQGLVRLFRELVKVEGLRWIRPFYLYPQQVTDDLLDLYAGEEKITKYIDMPLQHINDRMLKRMHRLGDRAAIESLVDRIRERIPGVAFRTAFIVGFPGENEAAFTELRNYVEQAEFDRVAVFLYSDEERTPAADLDEKVEREIMDERRNALLSIQESIATAKGRAKVGSILDVLVDGRSEETDGALEGRHAGLAPEIDGVVYIDEGAADRRTQRSPRQRVDDPAPGDFCKVQITDAAGFDLVGHIVTNPVR, from the coding sequence ATGTCCCAGCCCCTGATTGTTCCACAACGTTCTAAATCTGCCACGCCAGTTGGTGCGAACGGCCCAACGACCACGATCGGGTTCGTGAATCTTGGCTGCTCCAAAAATCAGGTCGATTCGGAAATCATGCTTGGCACGCTTGTATCTGAAGGGTTTCAGCTGACTGGTGATCCCCAAAAAGCCGAGGTGGTCATCGTGAATACCTGCGGCTTCATCGAAGAAGCCAAACAGGAATCGATTAACACGATCCTGGAGCACGGTCATCTGAAGAAAACAGGAACCTGCCGTATCTTGATCGCGGCCGGCTGCTTGGCGCAACGGTATCAGGGGGACTTACTGAAGGAATTGCCGGAACTGGATGCGGTAGTCGGCACCGGCGAGTTCGGCAAGATTGCCGAGATCTGTCGAGACTTATTGGCTCCGAAGAAGCGGCATCGGCGACTCTGGATCAGCCAACCCCCGTATCTCTATGATGAACTGGCCCCCCGTCTCAGGCTGGGTCAACAGCACAGCGCCTATGTGAAAATCGCTGAAGGTTGTAACCGGAATTGTACCTTCTGCGCCATCCCGCTGATGCGAGGCAAGCAACGCAGCCGGCCGGTGGAATCCATTGTCGCGGAAGCGCAGAAACTCGCGGAAGAAGGGGTGAAGGAAATCAACCTCATCTCGCAAGACACGGTCAACTACGGTGTCGATCTTGGCCTTCGCCAAGGCTTAGTCCGACTGTTCCGTGAATTGGTGAAGGTTGAAGGCCTCCGGTGGATCCGGCCGTTCTACCTTTACCCGCAGCAGGTCACAGATGATCTGCTGGATCTCTATGCCGGGGAAGAAAAGATCACGAAATATATCGACATGCCGCTTCAGCACATCAATGACCGCATGCTCAAACGCATGCATCGGCTGGGCGATCGCGCTGCGATTGAATCCCTGGTCGATCGCATACGGGAGCGCATTCCCGGTGTAGCGTTTCGGACGGCCTTCATCGTCGGCTTCCCGGGAGAAAACGAGGCGGCCTTCACCGAACTGCGCAACTATGTGGAGCAGGCTGAGTTTGACCGAGTCGCGGTGTTTCTCTACTCGGACGAGGAGAGGACTCCGGCCGCCGACTTGGACGAAAAGGTCGAGCGGGAAATTATGGATGAGCGCCGTAATGCCCTCCTTTCGATACAGGAATCGATCGCGACGGCCAAAGGACGGGCCAAGGTCGGCTCTATCCTTGACGTGCTTGTCGATGGCCGATCTGAAGAAACAGATGGCGCGCTGGAAGGGCGCCACGCAGGGCTCGCTCCTGAAATAGACGGCGTCGTCTATATCGACGAAGGTGCGGCCGATCGCCGCACGCAGCGCTCACCGCGTCAAAGGGTTGACGATCCAGCGCCCGGCGACTTCTGCAAGGTCCAGATTACGGATGCGGCGGGTTTTGATCTTGTCGGACACATCGTCACCAATCCAGTCCGCTGA
- a CDS encoding DegQ family serine endoprotease, which produces MSSRLLGKVGSAIGIGLVGGVLVWGGHSLSTSHASSAPTSTPVAAATTTPTNGFTEVAKQATPAVVNITTVMTEKVSDGSSLPDELRDRMEEFFGKPLDPRHRGPQNPLEPRGPRRSQGSGVIVSSDGYVLTNNHVIANAQEVSVTLPDKREFKGKIVGTDPKTDLAVVKINASDLPSVRWGDASKLQVGEYVLAVGNPFGLNSTVTLGIVSAVGRGHMGITQYEDFIQTDAAINPGNSGGALVNTNGELVGINTAIFSQTGGYQGVGFAVSTTMAKPIYESLVRTGKVVRGFLGIGLQDLNQDLAKSFSINDSKGALISDVKENSPADQAGLKQGDVIVEYHGTPVEDGVALQRLVTRTAVGTKVPLKVIRDGREREMTVKVGEQPDETKIAKVERANADHALSGLAVEDLDQDMARDLGLNGKRGVVVTGVEPGSGAEKAGLLPGDLIREINRQPIKSVKDFEKVSSDVKKGGTVLILINRRGNSLFLSAKI; this is translated from the coding sequence ATGTCATCACGCCTACTTGGTAAGGTCGGTTCCGCAATCGGAATCGGTCTCGTGGGTGGAGTCTTGGTTTGGGGAGGTCACTCGCTCAGTACATCCCACGCATCCAGTGCCCCCACTTCAACTCCAGTGGCTGCGGCCACCACAACTCCCACGAACGGGTTTACGGAAGTCGCAAAACAAGCTACTCCGGCGGTCGTCAATATTACGACGGTCATGACGGAAAAGGTCTCGGACGGATCATCCCTCCCTGATGAACTACGCGACCGAATGGAAGAGTTCTTCGGAAAGCCGCTCGACCCAAGACATCGGGGGCCGCAGAACCCCTTGGAGCCTCGAGGACCTCGACGAAGTCAGGGATCCGGCGTAATCGTTTCCTCAGACGGATATGTGTTGACGAACAATCATGTGATCGCCAATGCTCAAGAAGTCAGCGTGACCCTTCCTGACAAACGAGAATTCAAGGGAAAGATCGTCGGCACTGATCCGAAGACTGACCTTGCCGTCGTCAAGATCAACGCCAGCGATCTTCCCAGCGTACGATGGGGAGATGCCTCCAAACTGCAAGTCGGTGAGTATGTCCTTGCGGTCGGCAATCCGTTCGGGTTGAATTCCACGGTGACGCTCGGGATTGTGAGCGCCGTCGGACGCGGTCATATGGGGATTACTCAGTATGAAGATTTTATTCAAACGGACGCCGCCATCAACCCGGGCAACTCAGGCGGTGCGCTGGTGAATACCAATGGTGAACTTGTCGGCATCAATACGGCGATCTTTTCACAGACCGGTGGCTATCAAGGCGTAGGGTTCGCCGTGTCGACGACGATGGCCAAGCCGATCTATGAGAGTCTTGTCAGGACCGGAAAAGTTGTCCGAGGCTTTCTCGGCATCGGTCTCCAGGATTTGAATCAAGATCTGGCGAAGTCCTTCAGCATCAATGATTCTAAGGGCGCCTTAATCAGCGACGTGAAGGAGAACAGCCCGGCTGACCAGGCCGGACTTAAACAGGGCGACGTTATCGTTGAATACCACGGCACTCCCGTGGAGGATGGCGTCGCATTGCAGCGATTGGTGACCAGAACTGCCGTCGGCACCAAAGTGCCGTTGAAAGTAATTCGCGACGGTCGCGAACGTGAGATGACGGTCAAAGTCGGTGAACAGCCGGACGAAACGAAGATCGCCAAGGTGGAAAGGGCCAATGCGGACCACGCCTTGTCCGGTCTCGCGGTCGAGGACCTCGATCAGGATATGGCCAGGGACCTTGGGCTCAATGGGAAGCGGGGTGTAGTGGTGACAGGGGTAGAACCGGGTAGTGGAGCCGAAAAGGCCGGCCTCCTACCGGGCGATCTCATTCGAGAGATTAACCGGCAACCAATCAAGTCGGTGAAGGATTTTGAGAAGGTGTCCTCGGATGTGAAGAAGGGAGGAACCGTTTTGATTCTGATCAATCGCCGTGGGAACTCGTTGTTTCTATCCGCCAAAATCTAA